Part of the Methanolobus chelungpuianus genome is shown below.
GGAGTTGAAGGCTTCCGCGTTATCAATGAAGATTATCTTGAAATCCGAATCAATGGGGCCCATACTTGCATACTCGTTGACTATCTCCTTGAAGAGGGAGATCACGCTTTTCTGTATCTTTGAAGGGTCATCAGTACCTATGATGCGCAGGAATCTCTTGTCCCTCACAAGGTAACGCTTGCCCTGCTCAAAGAAATCCGAAGCGTTGAAGTAGGTCAAATTGCGCTCGTAATCCTCTCCGTATATCTCTCTGGCCATCGCAAAGGCAGCTGAGGACTTGCCAGTGTTCTCAGGACCGTGGAGCACCAGGTGAGGGAGATTCTTCGAGCATACAAGCCTGCGTATCATGTCTACGGATTCTTCATTGCCCAGTACCTCGTCAAGATTTGAAGGCCTGTACTTTACCGTCCATATGTCTTTCATCTTCCTCACCCGGTCTATCCGTTTTCACTCTGCCCTGTTCCCGTTCCTGGCTGCGTTCGCTTCAAGCACGCTGAGAATGACCCTGCCGTAAACCGGCCTGGCTATCAGTATACCTATCAGGACACCCACGATGGTCGTTATCGCGAAACCCTTGAGGGCGCCGAATCCCATAACCACCAGGGGGGACATTGCTATCACTGTAGTGGCTGCTGCAGCGAATATGATGGCAAATGCTTTTGTTATCCTGGCCAGATATACTTTTCTCGGAGGAAGCTTGCCTTCGTAGAGCACCTCATCCGTGATGATCACAAGATGGTCTATGCCGGTTCCCATGACCGCTATGATGCCCGCGATGCTCGGAAGGTCAAGCTGCCAGCCTATGGCGCCGGCAAACCCGAGGATCATTATCACTTCACTGACGGATGTGGCAACCATGGGCAGGAGTATCTCCGGCTTCCTGTATCTCCTGTAGACGACGGCTGCAACGGCAAGCAGGGTCATCAGCCCGGCAAACACTGCCTGGCTCTTGAACTGCTCTCCGAGGGATGCATCAACCTGTCCGGAGCCGATTATCTCCACATTTACCGGAAGGGCGCCTGCACGCAGGTGTATCTGTAACTGTTCTGCCCTGGCCTTGCTTTCCTCATCCCCTCCCGTGGATGCCTGCCAGGAGTATATGGGATACTGGGCAAGGGTCGAGGCTGCAGAGGAGCTGAGAGGCGCACTATATACTTCGCTGCCATCAAGGTACATTATCAGGTTATGGGACAGCGGGTCCCGGGTGGCGCCGGTTTCGACGGCTGCCTTCTGGAGTGCAAGAGCTCCGGCATCACTCAAGGTGAAGGGTGTATACCATCCGCTCTGGTCACTGTATCCTGCGATGCCCACGCTCTCTATCTCATCTCCATAGAGCACATGCCTGCTTTCATTACCCTGCGTGGCGATCCTTATCTCGAACTTGCCGGGCTTTGATGCGATGTCCTGGGCGGTGGCAAGGTCCATGCCTGCAAAGTCAATGAGGATATAGTTCTCACCGACGACCCTGACAGGTATGTCCTTAAGTCCGAGCGTATTGAGCTTATCACTGAGAATATCCTTTGTCAGGTCCAGTGTTCCTGCTCTTACGCCTTCCCTGTAGACCGGCGTGCCGTCACTGCCGCGGACGATGTGCCCGCCCACATTTGCCATGATCCTTTCCAGATCTTCCTGGGACACGGCGGTCCTGATCTCATATTCCACGTTACCTGAATCCGCCAGTGCCGGAATGACCTCCGCCTTCAGGCCATCTGACAGGTAGGAGGTGATCAGTGCTGGTTTGGATGTGTACAGCACAACCTCGGTGACATTGTTCGTACGCTTGACAGTGGATTGGCCCAGTCCGAGCTGGTCCATCTGGCTGGTTGTGATCTGCGTGGGAGTTGTAAAGGTGACTGCAAGCTCCCCATTGGCTGCATTTGCGCTTATGATATCGATATTATTACTGATTTTATTCCCGAGGACTGCAGCAGACAACATGTTTGCATCTGCATCAAGCTGGGCAACTGCTCCCTTAAGCTGGACCTGCAGCCATGATCCTCCCTCAAGATCAAGCCCGTAATTGAGCCCGGTGTTAAGACCTTCCCCGGAGGAATACCCCGGCTGGATGAAGATTATCGAGGCCAGTATAGCTATTATGAACACTATTACCCTGAAATCCCTGAACAGGCTCTGCTTTTCTTCATCTTCTCTCATGCTTTTCTCCCCCTCTGGCTTGGGCGGTTTACGTGCCACCTGAGGATTGATGTGTTCAGCATCCATGTGTTTATAATGTCAGCCACAAGTCCGAAGATCAATACTATCGATATGTTCGAAAGCAGTGTGATCTGCGAGAATGAGGGGATGACAAGATATGAATACGTAGAGACCACATACATCACGAAAAGTGCTGCAAGGGTTGTTGTTGTCATTGTTATGCCTGTCTGCATTGCATTGGAAATGTTCTCCTGGACCGTGCCGCGTCTTTTGAGCACCCTTGTGGTGAGCAGGATGTCACTGTCCACCGAATAACCGATAAGCATCAGCAGTGCGGCAACTGTTCCCAGTGAGAGTTCTATGCCTGCCACATTCATGAACGCGGCAGCTATCATTATATCCGACATCGCCGAGAATACCACGGCAGCGGACGGCACGAAGGTCCTGAATATCAGGAAGACCACAATTGCCATTCCTGCGAATGAAAGGAACACGGCTGTTACAGCCTGTTTCTGGAGGCTTGCCCCGTATACGGGACCTATCTGTTTTATCTCAACTTCAGTATAGGATGATGTCACTTCCTTTGCGAGCCGGTTCTGCTCCTCATTGCTCATGGGCCCGAATTGCATCACGACACGCGAGCCTGTCTCACGGGCATCGCTGATGGGATAAGAGGAAAATTGTGCTTCAAGGGTTTCGGCACTCTGGGTAGTGGCCACTGATATCTGTGTTCCTCCCTTGAACTCCATACCAAGTTTCACAGGCGCGCCGGTGCTTGCAAATGTAATTCCAAGTATAAGCGCAGATACGAGGAAAAGTGCAAGAGGTAGTGCCGCAAGCTGGCGGTTACTGTGATTTTTAACAAACGAATCTAAACGTTCGGTCAGACCGACTTCCATGTTTCATACTCCGGAAAACTTTTTCAGCCCAAATGGTGCTAATAAAGTAGTTGCTATTCATACACTACAACTTATATATACTACTTGTCGTTTTCTTTTGAACGAATGACAGACAGACCAAGCATTGACGAGTATTTCCTTGAGATCGCTACAGTGGTTGCCAAGCGTTCCACCTGCCTGAGGAACAGGGTTGGTGCTGTTATTGCCAGGGACAAGAGAATATTGTCCACAGGTTACAACGGTGCGCCGCGCAACATGGAACATTGCCTTGATATCGGATGCATACGGGAACAGAACAATATCGCATCAGGTACCCGCCATGAGAAGTGCAGGGCAGTGCACGCC
Proteins encoded:
- a CDS encoding deoxycytidylate deaminase, encoding MTDRPSIDEYFLEIATVVAKRSTCLRNRVGAVIARDKRILSTGYNGAPRNMEHCLDIGCIREQNNIASGTRHEKCRAVHAEQNAILQAALHGVSTDSATLYCTHQPCILCAKMIINANIKRVVYIQPYPDTDALGFFAEAGVEVVSIPL
- a CDS encoding preprotein translocase subunit SecD, with the protein product MREDEEKQSLFRDFRVIVFIIAILASIIFIQPGYSSGEGLNTGLNYGLDLEGGSWLQVQLKGAVAQLDADANMLSAAVLGNKISNNIDIISANAANGELAVTFTTPTQITTSQMDQLGLGQSTVKRTNNVTEVVLYTSKPALITSYLSDGLKAEVIPALADSGNVEYEIRTAVSQEDLERIMANVGGHIVRGSDGTPVYREGVRAGTLDLTKDILSDKLNTLGLKDIPVRVVGENYILIDFAGMDLATAQDIASKPGKFEIRIATQGNESRHVLYGDEIESVGIAGYSDQSGWYTPFTLSDAGALALQKAAVETGATRDPLSHNLIMYLDGSEVYSAPLSSSAASTLAQYPIYSWQASTGGDEESKARAEQLQIHLRAGALPVNVEIIGSGQVDASLGEQFKSQAVFAGLMTLLAVAAVVYRRYRKPEILLPMVATSVSEVIMILGFAGAIGWQLDLPSIAGIIAVMGTGIDHLVIITDEVLYEGKLPPRKVYLARITKAFAIIFAAAATTVIAMSPLVVMGFGALKGFAITTIVGVLIGILIARPVYGRVILSVLEANAARNGNRAE
- a CDS encoding protein translocase subunit SecF; this translates as MEVGLTERLDSFVKNHSNRQLAALPLALFLVSALILGITFASTGAPVKLGMEFKGGTQISVATTQSAETLEAQFSSYPISDARETGSRVVMQFGPMSNEEQNRLAKEVTSSYTEVEIKQIGPVYGASLQKQAVTAVFLSFAGMAIVVFLIFRTFVPSAAVVFSAMSDIMIAAAFMNVAGIELSLGTVAALLMLIGYSVDSDILLTTRVLKRRGTVQENISNAMQTGITMTTTTLAALFVMYVVSTYSYLVIPSFSQITLLSNISIVLIFGLVADIINTWMLNTSILRWHVNRPSQRGRKA